DNA from Branchiostoma lanceolatum isolate klBraLanc5 chromosome 9, klBraLanc5.hap2, whole genome shotgun sequence:
acctacaaaatatgaagataatccGTTCATGCGTTTCTGAATTATCGTCCTGCGAACTGAAAGCGCACATTCCTGTACtaaaattcttgcaaactgcacacaatactatgaTATTAGggtcgcccctgaggcgtcaacAAACATACCTTACTAAAGAATTCCCCAAAACGTACCTGTGGAGAATGCAATGATCTCATTCCTCTTCACGTACTTGCCGTTGTCGTCAAGAAAGCGAGTGGGGTCAAACTTGTTGGGCTCCGGCCACAGCTCTGGGTCATGGGATACTGACCAGAGGTTCACTTCGACAAATGTGTCCTGGGtaaacaaagaaaaggaaaaaaaaatgtattgttgggCACAAGAAACATGCCGTCCTGAAACCTTTAGCTGATAAAGTGTGAATTTTCGTCTAGAATAATTATGGTAAATTCCCCTCAACACCACTCGGAGAGGCCCCCAATATCTGTATTGGTGATTATCACATTTTGGTAGTATTTGGACTTTCAGGGAGGAGTGTTAACACGTTAGTATTCGACGACAATGAGCAAAAATAGTGTGGGACTGTCAGCAAAAAGTTGTGACTATTAACGAGAGAGAAAGACCAACTGGTCGATCTTGCGGGCTGTTGtaacgtactctccaagcagatgagtggGTCCAGCTGTTTTTTGGCgcgttttaggtgtttttgtcgagctttcttttttgtcccgttttctttatgtcgccagccCACACCGTAGCGACGTAAAGAAAACGTGACAAtatagaaagtccgacaaaaacacctaaaaacacatcaaaaaccagctggacccactcctctgcttggagagtagttttaaCGCTCTCTGGAAAGATAAGCGACCTTGTGGTTGATCATTTGGCTGCCTGGCATCTTCACCTACCTTTGGGATGCTGTATCCCCTGAACGTCGTGTCGCTGCTGGTGCAGTGGGGGACAGCAAACGGTGCAACAGTTCCCAGCCTGTTCACCTCCGTCAGTGTGGCTTCAGTGTACGGCATCTACATGTTGGGAAAGGAAGATTATATCATAAGCAACTTCTTGTACAGAACTACACCTGGAAAACTATTATTCGTATACAACTGCACCCATAAAACAACGCACATGTTCTCTTGTGTGGAGAAAGAAGACAACCTTTGTGGACGTTTTTAACTTAAAGTCAGGTTCATGTATGCATTACAGAACTAGTTATTTTCCGCCAACATAACAGTGTCTCCATTGTATCAATGCAATGGTTAATGAATTCGAGTTATTCAATTACGTATCTGGTACTCTCCTAGCAAAGGAAgagttccggctggtttttgacgtgttttaggcgtgtTTTTTCGGACTTTCTactctgtcatgttttttttcctctataacaaatataaaaaaaacatcacaaagtaaaaagcccgacaaaaacgccgaaaacactttttaaaaaaagccgGAACCCCTACTCTGCTAGGAGAGTACGTATCCGGCAACAACTCGCTGTACTTTGTGGGCCTCCTCACCTGGCTACGATGCACCATTGACGGGTCCTGGTTGGGTCCCAGCACGGTGTCTATCTCCTGCTGTACTTTCTCCTGGATGTCCGGATGGAGGATCATGTAGAGCAGGGCCCAGCGTAAGGTCACGGCCGTCGTGTGAGTGCCTGCCAGGAACAGCTGGCGGACGACCTTGGGAAAAAGTAACATTGAGGAATTTTATGTGACCGACAATATGTTCCATTCTTGGGTTATAACGTCATTAATTAGTCATGGACAACTAACGACTGTttttgccaaataaggctagctcattgataatttatgagcaactgtcagtaacgtcaccaATACTTCaaatcgggggggggggtagagtCAATACTTCaaatcggggggggggggggcaccgggagggtttgccgagcgaCGATTCAGTACTGCTAAAGGAGGGTGCCTTACCGTTGCCAGTTGCTGCTCTGTGAAGGTGGAATTTTCGTCTGTCTGCCTTTTCTTCGACTCCAAGAGGAATGCGTCAATGAAGTCTCGGATGTCATTCTCGTCAAATGTCTCTTGGTGTTCTCTGATCCTTTCCTTGATGTGGATTGCCAGTGTAGCCACATTGTTCCTAAAATCTAGAAACCCTTTCCTGATACCAGGGATGTACCTTAGGGGGCGGAACTGGATTGCCAAACGCTCCAAAGGAGTCGGGGAGAAAACTCGATCTATTGCCATTAGAAGACTTTCAAATTTCTTGTCGTCATACTCGTAACGACGACCGAATACAATTGAACAGATCACGTTTGAAACTGTATTCTGCATTATCTGAGAGACGCAAAAGGCTTTGCTGCCATTTTTACACATCTCTTCGTGAAGTGCTCGTGCTTCTTCGAGAATTTTTCCTTCTAGGCTCCTCTTCCCGACTCCGAAGTCACGGAGACTCATCATGGCGAACTTTCGATGGTCCTTCCATTTGGGGCCGTAGGGTTCATGGACTATTCCTGGAGGCCAACATAAGTAGAGCCTTAGAAATCATTTGAGAAATATTAAAATGATTATCTATTTGTGTACTTTGATGATGCAAGCTctttcactgacgaaagatattGATTGAAAGAACGACAAACGCTTTTGATATGAACCGCATAATCTCAACACATTTCATCGTCCATAAGATGATTTgagcttaaaggcaaccaaagcaatattagggcccaaaaaatggaaataaaaaaaatcctgaaatgtttatggtactgacatttactaacattgttaagcacatttgcgtaatgacttcacactttgagcttttcaaaaccgcgcaaaaacgtatCGTTCATtggtttcgcgagcctacaaaaaacccttgacgattttcagtgagttctcacatcacactgACGGCCTATTTTTgaatcatggatgtcgctatgcattatgatagtgtttgaacttatcatgtatagaaatatctAAATAAatttactttcaaaatccaattttcgggcccttcCCGCACCACACGGTGCATAatgcggcgcccatctccctttcggcagcccttgggccacacaactttgtgcaagtcactacagcagggggctagtccactggtagtggtgtgtgtttaactaccatactgaatgctaagcagagaaagcagtatgacccggccggggttcgaacctaccgtatgcaaggcgaacactctacccactaggccattgcaccgctCAAATATTGCGTTTCCTTTAAACTAAGAAGACCTCAGACGAATCGTGTACTCTTACCCAATGCATCTCCACCGTCTGCGTTACGTGTAGGACGACTGGAGAAGACATCGGCGTTCTTCACCAGTGCCTCGTGGATGGCGGCGTAACCGTTCAGAACTAGCGACATCTTCGGGCCACGATAGACGGTAAAGACGTCACCGTACGTCTTCGACCACTCCGTTAAGACAAGTGCAGGAGCATTCTGATGGcaagaaaacatacatacattctgATGACAAGGTCAGAAACAAATGTTTGCTGTGTCCGATCATTCGTTTATCATCGTGGTTTGCTCTCTAATGCTTtagtcccatttccaatccgggcccAGACGGACAGCTTGTTGGAACGaaagatatgatataaaagacaacaaaagacacaaaacgtcaAAAAATACTTAACCTActtaaccatatattgtgtattttcttgatatgcgttttttattttattttttgttttcgcAATTAAACAGCCcggccataacccttaatccgtcaccatagcccttaatccatcattCTTGCCGTTAATCCGTTATCATAAACCTTCATCCAacagcataacccttaatccgtcaccctttcccttaatccgtcatccttacccttaatccgtcatccttacccttaccATACCCATGTTCCATCTGGTCTCATTAggccaaaaaaatggaagaaaaaaaagtttccacAAGTAAACTACTTCAGGAGTCCAGGCGCCGGTATAACTCCATTTTAGGTAACATATGTTAACTTCCAAAAATAGTGGATACCAGTATCGATTTCTGTCATTTCGCAGCATAAGATATCATGCTTACCAAGTCTGTTCAATTgtaccctgggaaccagactaGGACCGGGCCGCTAGCGAGTTCTTTCGGCGGCCCGAGACAATCAGCCCGCCTGATCTAAATTAACGCCCCGGGGA
Protein-coding regions in this window:
- the LOC136441803 gene encoding cytochrome P450 2U1-like, with amino-acid sequence MYFLFQLFQTFGTIDGIQVVLSVALCVMAIVLLRRPKNLPPGPRGLPIVGNALSLTKNAPALVLTEWSKTYGDVFTVYRGPKMSLVLNGYAAIHEALVKNADVFSSRPTRNADGGDALGIVHEPYGPKWKDHRKFAMMSLRDFGVGKRSLEGKILEEARALHEEMCKNGSKAFCVSQIMQNTVSNVICSIVFGRRYEYDDKKFESLLMAIDRVFSPTPLERLAIQFRPLRYIPGIRKGFLDFRNNVATLAIHIKERIREHQETFDENDIRDFIDAFLLESKKRQTDENSTFTEQQLATVVRQLFLAGTHTTAVTLRWALLYMILHPDIQEKVQQEIDTVLGPNQDPSMVHRSQMPYTEATLTEVNRLGTVAPFAVPHCTSSDTTFRGYSIPKDTFVEVNLWSVSHDPELWPEPNKFDPTRFLDDNGKYVKRNEIIAFSTGRRICLGEQLARMEIFLIFTSLLQRFTFKLPEGAPKPSEEGVIRGVHSPAPFKLIAEPRD